A DNA window from Amycolatopsis sp. DSM 110486 contains the following coding sequences:
- a CDS encoding Gfo/Idh/MocA family oxidoreductase has translation MADDLRVGILGYGIGGRVFHAPLVASTPGLVPAAIVTANPERAAQARAEYPGTEIVPDADALFAQAGDLDLVVVSTPNRTHVPLALRAVELGLPVVVDKPFAPTAAEAEQVVAAAKAKGVGLTVFQNRRWDSDFLTVRKVIESGRLGDVFRFESRYDRWVPKIKDNWREFGDPAEAGGLLYDLGAHIVDQALQLFGPVTQVYAEVDRRRAGVQVDDDVFVALHHANGVRSHLWASALAATRNPRFRVLGDRATFTKYGLDVQEPQIKDGLRPGDEGWGVEPEADAGALGVDDGTDHTEIVPTEVGRYEDFYAQVRDALRGEAAFPVDPAGSVAALRVIEAAHRSGAEGRVMTLE, from the coding sequence ATGGCTGATGACTTGCGAGTCGGCATCCTCGGTTACGGCATCGGCGGCCGCGTCTTCCACGCGCCGCTGGTGGCTTCGACGCCGGGTCTGGTGCCCGCGGCGATCGTGACGGCGAACCCGGAACGCGCCGCTCAGGCCCGCGCGGAGTACCCCGGCACCGAGATCGTGCCCGACGCCGATGCGTTGTTCGCCCAGGCGGGCGACCTCGACCTCGTCGTGGTGAGCACCCCGAACCGTACCCACGTGCCGCTCGCGCTGCGCGCCGTCGAGCTCGGCCTGCCGGTGGTCGTGGACAAGCCGTTCGCGCCGACCGCGGCCGAGGCCGAGCAGGTCGTGGCGGCGGCGAAGGCCAAGGGTGTCGGCCTCACCGTCTTCCAGAACCGCCGCTGGGACTCCGACTTCCTCACCGTGCGCAAGGTGATCGAGTCCGGCCGGCTCGGCGACGTGTTCCGCTTCGAGTCCCGCTACGACCGCTGGGTGCCGAAGATCAAGGACAACTGGCGCGAGTTCGGCGACCCCGCCGAGGCCGGCGGCCTGCTCTACGACCTCGGCGCGCACATCGTCGACCAGGCCCTGCAGCTGTTCGGCCCGGTCACGCAGGTCTACGCGGAGGTCGACCGCCGCCGCGCCGGCGTGCAGGTGGACGACGACGTGTTCGTCGCGCTGCACCACGCCAACGGAGTTCGCTCGCACCTGTGGGCCTCCGCCTTGGCGGCCACGCGCAACCCGCGGTTCCGCGTGCTCGGCGACCGCGCCACCTTCACCAAGTACGGCCTCGACGTGCAGGAACCCCAGATCAAGGACGGCCTGCGCCCCGGCGACGAGGGCTGGGGCGTCGAGCCCGAGGCCGACGCCGGCGCCCTCGGCGTCGACGACGGCACGGACCACACCGAGATCGTGCCCACCGAGGTCGGCCGCTACGAGGACTTCTACGCCCAGGTGCGCGACGCGTTGCGTGGCGAAGCGGCGTTCCCCGTGGACCCGGCCGGTTCCGTGGCCGCGTTGCGCGTGATCGAAGCCGCCCACCGCTCCGGCGCCGAGGGCCGCGTCATGACGCTCGAGTAG
- a CDS encoding ROK family transcriptional regulator translates to MAETGVNLRGLRRFNRALLLGHILRAGGLSRVELAERTGLTQQAVSKIVAELLETQLLDVERQAAAGVGKPRTQLRIRPSAKCALGAQLDRDGFLVLRTGLSGEVEDTVEGPLPVGFTPEQAVTAVVGATRKLLADVDPARVLGLGVGAVGPLDHREGRVRDATNMPGWHDVPLRNLLAERTGLPVTLDKNTNAAAVAHTWPDTPETATAVVLVGTGIGVGLLVDGNVYRGPRTNAGEFGHTTIAYDGPRCACGRRGCVEIMHRSAATPAEAARLLGIGLADLVQVLDLERIVLFGRAIRAEPDVYRDTVAAQLSELLPVPHWQRIDVELSDLGEEAVALGGAFEVLAGFYSDPK, encoded by the coding sequence ATGGCCGAAACCGGAGTCAACCTGCGCGGGCTGCGCCGCTTCAACAGAGCGCTGCTGCTCGGTCACATCCTGCGCGCGGGCGGGCTCAGCCGCGTGGAGCTGGCCGAGCGCACGGGGCTGACGCAGCAGGCGGTGTCGAAGATCGTCGCCGAGCTGCTCGAGACGCAGCTGCTCGACGTCGAGCGCCAGGCCGCGGCCGGCGTCGGCAAGCCGCGCACGCAGCTGCGGATCCGGCCGTCGGCGAAGTGCGCACTCGGCGCGCAGCTGGACCGCGACGGATTCCTCGTGCTGCGCACGGGACTGTCCGGCGAGGTCGAGGACACCGTGGAAGGTCCGCTGCCCGTCGGCTTCACGCCCGAGCAGGCCGTGACCGCGGTGGTCGGCGCGACGCGCAAGCTGCTCGCCGACGTCGACCCGGCGCGCGTGCTGGGCCTCGGCGTCGGCGCGGTGGGACCGCTCGACCACCGCGAAGGCCGCGTCCGTGACGCCACGAACATGCCGGGCTGGCACGACGTGCCCCTTCGCAACCTCCTCGCCGAGCGCACGGGACTGCCCGTGACGCTCGACAAGAACACGAACGCCGCCGCGGTCGCCCACACGTGGCCCGACACGCCGGAGACCGCCACCGCCGTGGTGCTCGTGGGCACCGGTATCGGCGTCGGGCTGCTGGTCGACGGCAACGTCTACCGCGGCCCGCGCACCAACGCCGGTGAGTTCGGCCACACCACGATCGCGTACGACGGCCCGCGCTGCGCCTGCGGACGGCGCGGCTGCGTCGAGATCATGCACCGCTCCGCGGCCACCCCCGCCGAGGCCGCGCGGCTGCTGGGAATCGGGCTCGCCGACCTCGTGCAGGTCCTGGACCTGGAGCGGATCGTGTTGTTCGGCCGCGCCATCCGCGCGGAGCCCGACGTCTACCGAGACACGGTGGCGGCGCAGCTGAGCGAGCTGCTGCCGGTGCCGCACTGGCAGCGCATCGACGTGGAGCTGAGCGACCTCGGGGAGGAAGCCGTGGCCCTCGGTGGGGCTTTCGAGGTGCTTGCCGGGTTCTACTCCGACCCTAAATGA